One SAR202 cluster bacterium genomic window, ATGCCCAGGCTGCTATCCGAGGCAGACATAGCATTGGGCCGACTGGATGGCTCGGTTCAGACCCTTCCCAACCCGGACCTCTTTGTCTTCATGTACGTTCGCAAGGAAGCGGTGCTTTCCAGTCAGATTGAAGGGACTCAAAGCTCACTACAGGACGTGCTTGCCGCCGAAGCGCAGATCTATGCCGCCGACCGCCCACAAGACGTTGGAGAGGTGGTTAACTACGTTAACGCCATAAACTACGGACTGGAGCGGCTGTCATCGTTGCCGGTTTCCGTGCGGCTCATCAGAGAGATCCACGAAAAGCTCCTGGCGGGCGTACGAGGTTCGCACCTTGCCCCCGGGGAGTTGCGCCGCACTCAGAACTGGATTGGGCCGGCCGGAGCTCCTTTGTCGGCGGCGACCTTCGTGCCGCCTCCAGCGAACGAGGTGCCACAGGCGCTTGGAGACCTGGAGCGATTCCTCCACGGTGACGATTCATCGCCGCTGCTTGTCAAGATCGGCCTGGCGCACGCCCAATTTGAAACAATTCATCCTTTCCTGGATGGCAACGGGCGTGTGGGTCGATTGCTTATCACCCTGCTGCTTTCCGAGCGTAACGTGTTGCTCAAGCCCGTTCTTTACCTGTCCCACCATTTCAAGCTACACCGGGCGGAATACTATGACCGACTGCAGGCGGTAAGGGACTCTGGAGACTGGGAAGGCTGGCTGGAGTTCTTCCTCAGGGGCGTTGCTGCGGTAAGCGCCCAGGCGACGGAGACTGCAAGGAAAATATTGCTGCTTCGAGAAGCACACCGCAGTCTGATTGCTGACCGTCTTGGCCGTGTAGCCGGCAACGGCCACCGCACCCTCGACCTGCTGTTCGAGCGGCCGATCATTTCGGTTGCTGAAATCCGGGAGCTGACAAGGACCAGCTTCCCTGCGGCGAATCTGCTTGTGGGGAAGTTAATTGAAATAGGCGTCCTCAGCGAAATGACCGGCCGCGTGCGCCATCGTCGTTTCAGATACCACGACTATATTGCGCTGTTCGAAGACGGGCAGAGCTAGCCCGCACACTTCAAAACACCAGCGGCCCCGACAGATGTCGGGGCCGCTGGCTGGGTGGCGGCTATTCTCTTGTCTTCATCCCTCGGCTGTTAGCCGACTGCTGACTGCCTACTGCTGACTGCTGACTCCAGAACGCCTACTGCTGGCCGGCAGGCGTGCGAGCCCTCTCACCGTTGGTGTACCACGTGTGGTGGGCGGCTGAACTGGCGGGCGCGGCGGCGGCGGGGGCCGCGGCGGGCGCGCTGTTCGGGAGCACCGCATTGATCCGCTCGAACAGGGACGAGGCGCGCTCGACAGTCGAATCGTCGATATCCTTCCTCATCTCCACGTGCTTCTGCAGCAGCAGGGAGGCGGGCCGGTACGTCTCGAACTTGCCTCCGGCGATGGCCTCGTTGCGGAAGTAGTTCGTCAGCCTCTGAACGATCCTGGGGCTGGCGTCGTTGATCGTCTTCATCGTCAGCTCGTGGCGGAGGTCCTTGCCGTAGGACTCGTTCACCAGCTTCAGGTAGAAGCTGGGCTCGAACACGTCCTCCATGTCCGCCTCGCGCACCTTTGTGATCTCGACAACCTTGATGCCGTTGCGGATGGCGCCGGAGTTCGAGGTATCGATGCGCCGCTTGCTCTTGGCGGTGACGTCCATCAGGACGGCCACGTTCATGTAGTTGTCGCCCAGGAGCGACAGGTACATCGGCAGGTTATCTGCCCCGCCTACGGGTATGACTACCCAGCGCGGGTCCAGGCGGGCGCGGCCCCTGGACGAGGTGATCTCGCTGAGGACCTGCAGGTACAGCATATCCGACGGGCTGTTGACCAGCAGGCAGTTCGGGGCCATGAAGAGCGACTGTGCCAGGCCGAAGCCGAGCGCGACCTGCAGCGGGAACACCGTCTCCTTGTCGTGCGAGCCGGGGTCGTCCGTGATGATCGTGCCGCGGTCGCCCATGTCTTGCACCGTGCGGACGGCGGCCAGCTTGTCCAACTCGATCATGAACGGGGAGTGCGTGCTGTACACCACCTGGTACTTGGGAGACAGGCGCTCGTTGATGAAGCGCAGGAAGTCGTACTGAGCCATGGCGTGCAGGTTCAGGCCCGGCTCATCGAAGAGCAGGATCATGTTGTGCTTCTCGCCGCTGGCTTCCAGGCCGGAGAAGTAGGCCAGGAAGGAGAAGAACCAGACGAAGCCCTTGGAGCGCTCGTCGAAGGGCACCGAGACGCGGTGCTTGTTGTTCCAGATGCGGATGTGCATGATCGTCCCCTCGTTGAGCGGGGGCAGATCGTTCGGGTTGGCCTGGGAAAGGTCGAACTCCACGCGGAGCTCGCGGTTCTGCTGCCAGTACTTGAAGACATCGTCCGAGATATTGATGGAGGCGGACTCCAGCTCGGCCTTCAGGTGCTCGTAGTTCGTCTCGGCCTCCAGGTCCTCGAGGTCAGCGCCAACGAGCGAGATGAGCGAGAGGAATGTGCGGTCGGCGTCGTCCAGCTGGTTGCCGGCCTCGGCGCGGCGGCGGATGTCCGGAATCGAGATGCGGCCGCGCAGCGTGCTGTAATCATCGAAGTAGACGAATACGGGCAGGTGCTTCTCAAGGTACGTCGCGACCTGGTCGCGCATGGGCGTCTTGTACCGGGTGGCGATGTCGATCAGCAGGTTCTCCACGACGGAGGGCTTGATGTCCAGCGCCTCCAGGATGGAGACGAGCTGGGCGAAGGTGGTGGCCTTTCGCGTTCGCTCGCGGATCTCGACGGGCAGGTTGGCGCGATCGCAGGCGTTCTGGACGGCGGCCTGCTCGTTGATGTCCATAACCCAGCGGCGCCGGTTCTGGTAGTCCTTCTCCACGACGACGATGTTGGTCTTCAGGACGCCGGGACCCATGTCCGCCTCGATCTCCTTGACCTCGCCCTCGGTCAGCTCAAACTCAACGCGGATGACAACGGAGGGGTTCTCGTTGTGGACCCTCTTGTAGCGAACGTAACCCTTGCGCGGGTAGTCCTTTAGGTCGAAGCCCTCGGACACGCCGGAGACCGGGTTGAGCTTCTTGAGAGCACTCAGGAAAGCGGTCTTGCCGGACTCGTTCTTGCCCAACATGCAGGTAACATTTTCAATATTGACCCATCCGGAATCGTCGATGCTCTTATAATCTGTAACCCGAGCCCTCGTAAGCTTCAAAGCGTCCTCCTATCCTTGATTCGGCAAAGCGTTTGCGTTGGTTGATGGCGTACGGATAGGTTAAAGAAGGGTTCCGGAGAGGCGCAAGCGGTTTTGGGTGGTTAGTTAGACATTTTCTTAGAAATTGGTCAGAATCCTCTTCTTCCTTTCTCCCCCTTGACGGGGGAGATGCCGCCGCTTTGGGCGACAGAGAGGGTGACCGGGTTTGGGGTGGGTGCCCCAAATCCGCACACGCCACGCCCTTGATTCCGCCCGCAAGTGGTAATATTCCCGCGAGGGAAGGCTTATGAGACGGCGCCTCCAAACACTGCTGTTCGCGCTTGCCGTTGTGGCGGGGCTTGCCGCCCCGGCAATGGCGCGCGGCCAGGAGGGCGGCCGGCACGCCGCGGTCATCCGCGTGGACGACACTGTCCAGCCGGTGGTCGCGAAGTACGTATCGAGGGCGATGCGTGACGCGAGGGCGGACGGCGCTTCGCTGATCGTGATTGAGCTGGACACTCCGGGCGGCCTTCTTGGGGCGACCCGCGACATTGTGGAAGAGATCATGGAGTCCGATGTCCCGGTGGTGGTATACGTCACGCCGTCCGGCGCGGAGGCCACGTCTGCCGGCGTGTTCATCGCCGCCGCGGCGCACGTCTCCGCGATGGCGCCGGGGACCAGTATCGGCACGGCCACCGGGAGCATCGAGGGGAACACGGAGTTCGGCGCGGGGGAGCCGGTGACTGAGGAGGCGCGGGTGGCCTACGCGCTGCTGAGGGCCATATCCGAGGCGCGCGGGAGGCCTCTTGCCCCGCTGGAGCAGACGGTCTTCCGGTGGGAGTCCTTCACGGCGATGGAGGCGCTGGACCACGGCATCATCGACCTGGTGGCGGACGACCTGCCGGGCCTGCTGATCGCAATGGACGGTCGCACGGTGACGGTCAGCCGCGCACCCGTGACGCTCTCCACCGCCGGCCTGGCGGTCCGCGCCCTTGAGCAGAAGCCGCTCGAGAAGTTTATCAAGTTTATCTCGAGCCCCAACGTCGCTTTCCTCCTGATTGCTTTCGGCGTAGTGGGCCTTCTCATTGAGCTCATAACGCCCGGAGTGGGCGTGCCCGGAGTGGTGGGAGCGCTGTGCCTGGCGCTTGCGTTCATCGCCCTCGGGAACCTGCCGGTTAACTTCGCCGGCGTGGCGCTTCTCCTGGTCTCGGCTGGGCTTTTCCTGATAGAGGTAAAGACGCCGGGGCTCGGCGTATTTGCCGCTGGAGGAGGGATTGCGTTCATTCTCGGCGCATTTTTTCTCTTCGGCGGCCTCTCCACGCCGCCGATTGAGACACCGAGCTTTCGCGTCAACCCGCTGCTCATAGTGAGCGTGACCGCCGTTATGGTCGGCGCGCTCGTCTGGCTGGCGCGCGAGATCATGGCGGCGAAGAAGCTGGCGGAGTCCACGTCTGAAAGCGTCCTTTCGTCTTTCGTCGGCCAGACCGCATACGCGATAACGGCGATTGCGCCGACCGGGAGCGTCACCCTGGCCGGCGAGGCGTGGAGCGCGCGGGACATCTCATCCCGCGGCGTGGGGCAGGGGCAGCCGATGAAGGTAGTGCGGGTGGACGGCCTCACGCTGGAGGTGGAGCCGGAGGCTGGGCAGGGGACGGGCGAGGAACCGGGCCGGGAGAGCGTCAAAGGCGACCCGGCCGCGCGAACGGAGACGGAATTCGATGCTACGGCGCAGCGACCCTCGCCGACCACGATCGGCAAGGCGCCCAGGCGCGAAGCGTTGCCGGATGGCCTCACCGCGCGGGAGGTGGAGGTGTTGCGCAAGGTGTCGCAGGGGCTGACCAACTCGCAGGTTGCTGCGGAGCTGCACATCAGCATCAACACCGTCACCCGTCACCTGACGAACATCTACACCAAGACCGGCACGAGCAACCGTGCCGAAGCCGCCACTTACGCCGCCCGCCACGAGCTGGTCTAGGGTTGCTTCACGGCCGCGGCATCCCGGCCCACGCCTAGCGTGCGGAGGACCATTGTGGCAAGGTCCACGGTCCGGACCGGGCGCGCGGACCCAAGGGCACGGTCGCAGAAGCGGAAGGTGACTGCAGGGTAGACTATCCTTCTCCGACTCCGACGTTGATATCCCACACCAGTACTTCGGCGCCGGTGCGGCCGGCGATTAGCTCAGGCGCGCCGGCGAGGGTCAGGCGGGCGGAGTCGCCCTCGCGGAGATCGCCGCCGCCTTCGAGCACGGCCGCGCCCTGCGCAATGTATACATGAGCAAACTGCGAGTCAGGGATGGTGACGGCGCCCCCGGGCGCGAGCCTGCCGACCCACAGCACCGCGCCCTGCTGGCGGATGCGGATTGCCGCGTGGTGGTCGCGGCCGGAGGCCAGGGGTACCAGGCCGCCGGCGGCGAGTTGTGGGTTGATGTCCATCTGCTGGTAGCTGGGGTCTATAGATTCCGTGTCCGGCAGGACCCACATCTGAACCAGGCGAACGACCTTGTCCTGCGAGGGGTTCTTTTCCGAGTGCCAGATGCCGCGGCCGGCGCTCATTCGCTGGGCCAGCCCGGGATAGATGACGTCACTGTTGCCCAGGGTGTCCTTATGCTCGAGCTCGCCTTCGAGCACCCAGGTCACTATCTCCATGTCCCTGTGCGGGTGCGTGTCGAACCCCGTCCTCGGCTGCACCACGTCGTCGTTGTTGACGAGCAGCAGCCCGTGGTTGGTGTTTTCCGGGTCGTAGTGCCACCCGAAGCTGAAAGAGTGCCGTCCCTGGAGCCACGACGTCTTTGTTACGAATCGGTCTTCGGCCCGCTGAATCTCGATTCCGGGTAGAGCGAGCGTTCCCATATTCCTCCTCCTTTTGAAAACCGGCCGGACTGCGGTAGGTGACAGTCCTTTGATGCGGCCACAATAGTTGCAGAAGCAATTATATATCACAAGCTCGCCGGCGTCAATAGTTGCGCTCGCAAATATTTGCGCTTGCAATTGGATATTTGATTTCGTGAGGAGTATAATGAGCGATAACGCGACTAGTTCGCGGGCTTTAATAGTTAAAAGCTCCGAATATTGCCACATCCAATAGCCGTTTGCGGTCTCACCAGACGAAACGGTGGATGTGAACGGTCAGACCCAGCCAGTGGCCCCTGTCTAGCCCCAATATCCGGACTCAGCGCGCTGTCATGCGTGGTGAACGTACCCGTTTCGTCGCGTCGTCTGGTCGGAATGCCGGTGAGCCAGGAGGGCTGTCATGGGTGGAATTGCTCGGGTTGGTCTGCAGTTTGTCTCGACGGCGATCGTGCTTATCCTAATCCTTGCGGCGCTTATGACTGCCGCAGGGGGCGCGCTGGCGCCTGCAGGGGTCATGCTCCTGATGGCGGCCGGGGTGTTTTTGGGGCGGAGGCTGCTCTTCAAGTTCGCGGAGGGCAGACTATGGCAGAAGGAAGTCGCACCCTAGCGTTAATGCAGCGGCCCCGTGAAGCCGGGGCCGCACCTACCTGTGGTTCTTTTTCACCTCGGACACGTATCTGCGCCCGATTGAATCTGCGTTTGCCGCGAGCCAATCGCTGAACACGGTCTTGCCTGTAGGCAGACTGTTTGAGACGAGCAGGCCCATTAACCCCTCAATCTCCCAGGGCTCCAGGACGATGTCCCTGACAAGCCAGCCGACGATTTGCGTCATGCGGTAGCCCAGTCCGGGGCTGACGTGCATATACCAGGTGAAGGGCGGCCAAAGGGCGCGCTTGCCGCGGCGCCGGTTCACGTGGCGGGCAATCAGGCGCGCAAGCTCCTCGTAAGTGAACGTCTCCGGCCCCACCGCGTCGATCTCCTGGTTGCCGGGCGCCTTTGACGCATTGACCGCTATCTCCGCCACATCCTCAACGTGCACAGGCTGGACCTTATAGTCCCCCTTCCCAAAGATGGGGAAAACAGGAAAGTGCCTCAGACCCCACGCTCTGTTGTTTATGAGAATATCTTCGTTGCTGAAGACGACGGTCGGCCTGATGATGGCGTAGGGGACGCCCAGGTCCCGGAGGCGTTCCTCCAGCACCACTTTCCCACGGAAGTAGGGCAGTGGAGACCTGGCGTCCGCGCTGGTGATGCTGATGTGGACGATCTTGCGGACGCCCGCGTCTCTGGCGGCATTGAACAGGCGGGCCGTGTTCTCCACCGCCATCTCGTGTGTGATCCGGCCGCGGGCGAAGCGCACCCAGTAGGTATTGATCAGCACTGACGCGCCTTCGAGGCTCTTCCTGAGCTCATCCGGCCTGTCGAAGTTGAACGGCGCCACCGCCACGCGGTCGCCGAACGGGTTGGGGCGGTTGGGACTCCCGGTGAGCGTCATTACCTTTACGTCGCCTTCGGCCAGCAGGCGGCGGGCAATGTACTTGCCCGTGTAGCCGAATGCGCCGGTGACGACGTAAAGGTCAGACGTTTCGCTTCTCTATACTCCGAAAGTCCTCCGCCTGATTATCAGGTAGGTCGCCGCCGCGATGCCTCCGAGAACAAGAATCGCGGCGATCACGACGATAGCCGTAACGGCGCTGCCGTCACCGTCCGCGCCGGGCGCCGTTGGCCTGGGAGTGGCCGTGATGAACACCGGCGTGGGCGAACTCGCGGGTAGGGCGGTGATGGTCGGCGTGGCGGAGACCGTCGCCACCGGGCTTGCAGTGGCCTCCGGCGTCGTAACTGCACCGGACGGCGTCGCTGTTGGAGTGGCGAGCGGCGCCGTGAGGGTCGCCGTCGGCGGGACCGGCGTGGGCGTCGCGACGGCCGTTGCCGTCGCGGTGGGTGGCACCGGTGTGGCGGTCGGCGTGCTCGTTGGGACCGGCGTGTTGGTCGCCGTCGGGGTCATCGTCGGCGTCTGCGTTGGTGTCGCCGTTGCCGTGGGAGACGGCGTCTGCGTGTTCGTGGGCGTCGGCGTTGCTGTCGGGGTATGCGTCGGTGTCTGTGTGGGAGTTGCCGTGGGTGCCAGTTGGGCCACCGGCGCCTCAATCACGCGCACGCGGTTGTTCAGGAAGTCAGATATGTACAGGTTGCCCGCCGCGTCGAAGGCAAGCCCTAGGGGTTCCCGCAGGGTGGCCGATGATGCGGGGCCGCTATCGCCTGAAAATGTGGCCGTGCCTGTGCCTGCCACGGTAGAGATCGTGCCTGTGTTCGGGTTGATAACGCGGACCCGGTGGTTGAAGGTGTCGCTAACGAAAACATAACCCTGGCGCTCAGCGATTCCGTTGGGTGAGCTCATTGCTGCGCTCAGGGCCGGACCGCCGTCTCCGGAATATGACTCCGAGCCGCTACCTGCGATCGTTGAGATAAGTCCGGTGCCTGCCGAAACCCTGCGGATGCGGTGGTTGCCCGTGTCGGCGATGTAGAGGTTGCCGCTCGAGTCAACGGTCACTGCTATGGGGTTGCGGATGCTGGCGGAGGTAGGTTGGCCGCCGTCGCCTCGAAAGGCGGCGTTGCCGTCGCCTGCCACGGTGGTGATGGTGCCTGCGATATTCACCCTGCGGACCCTGAGGTTGAGGGTGTCGGCTATAAACAGGTTGTCCTGTGCGTCCACCGCCAGCCCGTGCGGCTGCCTGAGAATGGCTGAGGTCGCCGGGCCGTTGTCGCCGCCGAATGCAAAGCTGCCGTCGCCTGCATACGTGGAGATGTTTCCGGTGACGGGGTCTATGCGGCGCACGCGACTGTTGAGCGTGTCGGCGATATAGATGACTCCCTTGCTGTCAACTGCCACGCCGCGCGGCGAGTTCAGCGATGCTTGGGTCGCCGGGCCGCCGTCGCCGGCGAAGCCAGCGACGCCGTTACCGGCGACTGTTGTGATGACGTTTGTACCGGCCGCCACCTTGCGGACGCGGTGGTTGAGGGTGTCCGCTATGTACACATTACCCTGCGAGTCCGTTGCGACCGCGTTAGGTCCCGACATGCTGGCGCTCGGGGCGGTGTTGTTATCGCCAGCGAAGTTAGTGTTTCCTGTTCCTGCGACGGTCGAAATGTTTCCGGACGGGTAGCTGACCTTCCTGATCCGCTGGTTGCCCGCGTCCGCGATATAGAGGGCATCCAGGGCGTCGACGGCGACAGAGGCGGGGAGGCTCAGCATTGCGCCGATTGCCAACCCACCGTCGCCAGCGTATCCGGCCCCGCCGTTGCCGGCGACGGTCGTGATCTGCTCGGTGAACACGTCTATTCGGCGAATGCGATTGTTGCCGCTGTCAGCGATAAACAGGTTGCCGTTGGCATCCACGCCGAGCCCGCGGGGCTGGAAGAGGCTGGTCCCGGAGCCGATGCCGCCGTCGCCTGCGTATCCTGCGTTGCCGTTCCCCGCGACCGTGAAGATCAGGTTGGTGTTGCGCTCAATCCTGCGGACGCGGTGGTTCGAGGAGTCGGAAACGTATATATTCCGCTGCCTGTCTACCACCACGGCCTCCGGCTGGCGGAAGCTGGCGTTGATGGCGAGCCCGCCGTCCCCGCCGAAAGCGAAGGCGCCGTTGCCGGCGATGGTGGTGACGATGCCCGTTGTCGCATCGATCTTGCGGATGCGGTTATTGTACGTATCGGCGACATACACGCTGCCCGCGTCGTCTACCGCGACGCCCATTGGGGACCGGAAAGACGCGTTTACAGCGAAGCCGCCGTCCCCGGAGAAATCGAAGTTCCCGTCGCCTGCGATAGTGGTTATGACTCCGGTAACGGCGTCCACCTTGCGAATGCGGTGATTGCCGGAGTCTGCTATGTAAACGTTCTTCGCCGAGTCCACGGCGACGCCGTGGGGCGTGCGGAGGCGCGCGGAGGCGGCGGGGCCGCCATCGCCGGTGTGGCCCGCGATGCCTGTGCCCGCGACGGTTGTTATGATGCCCGTTTGCGCGGCGATCTTGCGCACGCGATGGGCCTCGTGGTCGACGATGTAGATATTGCCGTCCACATCGATCACGACGCCTTCCGGCCGCGGAATAACCGCGTTCGTCGCCGCTCTCCCGTCGCCGACTCCTCCGCCGGCGAACGTCCTGATGTCACCAGGGGCAGCGGTGGCTGTCCGCCCCGCGGCTGCGACGGCGGCGACGATGCTCATAGCAATGAGCAGAAGGGCTGCCCTGGCGAGGTTGTTTTTCAACGGAGAGGGAAGTGAGTGTTTCATAGAGATTATGGTAATCTTCGCGGGAAAAGTTTTCCAGTGTCCGGGACGTCGAATTACGTCCCCAGGTGGCGCCTTATTTTGCCCATAATCTCCTGAACGGCCTGCCCGTCTTCGCCGATGGCGCCGGAAGTGACGTACCCAGTCAGGTCCGCCAGCGCCTCGCTGTAGCTGCCGAGCTGATAGTAGACCAGTCCGCGATCGCGCAGCTCGCGCGGAGCCTTCGGGTGCAGCGCCAGGAGGAAGTCCATTACCTTCAATGCGCGCTTGTGGTCTTCCTTCTCCAGGTAGGTTGCTTTCAGGTTGCGCAGCATCCGCGCAATGAACTCGCGGTTGCTCACCGGCGTGAAATGGCGCGGGTCTATCTGTATCGCCGTGTTCGCGAGCCCACGTATTTGCTCCACGCACTCCTCTTTGGACCTCAGGATGCCGCCGTGGAAGGGGTCGATGTACAGGATGTCAACGGCCATGTGCTTGACGACGAAGTGTCCGGGCAGCCCGACGCCCACGAGCGGGAAGCCCAGTCTCCTGCCCACCTCTATGTAGACGAGTGACAGGGAAATCGGGATGCCGAGGCGGCGGCTCAGCACTTCATTCAGAAAGCTGTTTCGGGGGTCGTAGTAGTCATCCTTGTTTCCCAGGAACTTGAGCTCGTCGAACAGATACTCGCTCAGCATGTTGACGCAGTAGAGGGGCTCCCTCTCCGGTGTGAACTTTGCTGCCGCGCCCTTGGCTATGGCGTTCAGGAAGTCCATCTGGTACGGGATATCTATCTGCGGGTATTCCACTGCGGCGATCAGAAAGGCCGCGGCGGCTACGTCGATATCATTGTCTTCTACGCTAGTTATGCGAGAGAACTCTGCCAAAATCGACTCTCTGTCCATAGGCATCTCCAGTCGTGAGCGCTCTGGCGTTCGCGGCAAGGGGTGATATATATATGACGGGTGTGGCCTGCGCTTTGTTCCTTTCCCGGGGGTAGAGAGGGATGGAAAGCGGATGACCGCCACCGGCACAGGAACGATAGCACATGCCTGATAGACCGACAAAGCGGATTTAGGATGTCTCTGAGACGGCAGTTCGCCTGCCGCTTGACCCTGCGATGACCCGGGCATAGAATCCCCGTGACCTGAGAACGGGAGGCGACAAGCGCCAATGGCAGACATTCGAAGCCTGAAATTCCTCATGGTGAAGGCGCACCCGCACGACTTCACCCATGCCGCCGCGACAATGGTCATCCACACCTCACGGGGCGATTCCGTGACACTGGTCGTTGTTACGGCCGGGGTGGCTGCTCACAACGAGAAGCTCATGGATGAGCTGCGCAAGCCGCTCGACCAGCAGGACCCGGCCGTAATCAAACAGACGTCGGACGAGTATGCCGCGGAAAAGGAGCGCGAGCTCCGTGCGGCCGCGGCAATCTTCGGCATAAACGACGTGCGCGTGCTCGGATACCCCATGCCGTTTCGTGTGGAGCGATACCCTGCGGCCGTAACCCAGATCAAAAAGATAATCCTCGAGGTCCGGCCGGACGTGATCATCTCGCAGAGCCCGTTTGCCCAGGGACCCCACGGCCTCTGCTCCGGCGCGTTCGACGATCACCAGGAGACCGCGTTCGCCACTTACGAGGCGGAGTCCTACGCCGGCGTGCCTGAGCCCGGCTCTCGCGTGGCGCCGCACCGCGTCGCCGCCACTTACTACCCGGGCGTATACTTCCAGCGCGACGAGTACGACTTCGTGTTAGACATAACAGCCTGGTACGACAGGCGCGTGAAGGCGGAGGAGATATTCAAGAGCCAGGGCCACACGCCGGAGTATGCGCGTCGCGTCGTGGAGCTCATCACCGGCAACATCGGCTGGTACAGCGGCGTCACATACGGCGAGGCGTTCGTTCGCGCGAAGGCTGACGTGGTGGACAGCATCCACGTCCCGGAGTTTTTCCTCAAG contains:
- a CDS encoding Fic family protein translates to MATRAPVSGRAGQYIMQPQGYRAFIPALLPPEPPVELGNRMPRLLSEADIALGRLDGSVQTLPNPDLFVFMYVRKEAVLSSQIEGTQSSLQDVLAAEAQIYAADRPQDVGEVVNYVNAINYGLERLSSLPVSVRLIREIHEKLLAGVRGSHLAPGELRRTQNWIGPAGAPLSAATFVPPPANEVPQALGDLERFLHGDDSSPLLVKIGLAHAQFETIHPFLDGNGRVGRLLITLLLSERNVLLKPVLYLSHHFKLHRAEYYDRLQAVRDSGDWEGWLEFFLRGVAAVSAQATETARKILLLREAHRSLIADRLGRVAGNGHRTLDLLFERPIISVAEIRELTRTSFPAANLLVGKLIEIGVLSEMTGRVRHRRFRYHDYIALFEDGQS
- a CDS encoding epimerase, yielding MARRLLAEGDVKVMTLTGSPNRPNPFGDRVAVAPFNFDRPDELRKSLEGASVLINTYWVRFARGRITHEMAVENTARLFNAARDAGVRKIVHISITSADARSPLPYFRGKVVLEERLRDLGVPYAIIRPTVVFSNEDILINNRAWGLRHFPVFPIFGKGDYKVQPVHVEDVAEIAVNASKAPGNQEIDAVGPETFTYEELARLIARHVNRRRGKRALWPPFTWYMHVSPGLGYRMTQIVGWLVRDIVLEPWEIEGLMGLLVSNSLPTGKTVFSDWLAANADSIGRRYVSEVKKNHR
- a CDS encoding pirin family protein, translating into MGTLALPGIEIQRAEDRFVTKTSWLQGRHSFSFGWHYDPENTNHGLLLVNNDDVVQPRTGFDTHPHRDMEIVTWVLEGELEHKDTLGNSDVIYPGLAQRMSAGRGIWHSEKNPSQDKVVRLVQMWVLPDTESIDPSYQQMDINPQLAAGGLVPLASGRDHHAAIRIRQQGAVLWVGRLAPGGAVTIPDSQFAHVYIAQGAAVLEGGGDLREGDSARLTLAGAPELIAGRTGAEVLVWDINVGVGEG
- a CDS encoding nodulation protein NfeD, encoding MRRRLQTLLFALAVVAGLAAPAMARGQEGGRHAAVIRVDDTVQPVVAKYVSRAMRDARADGASLIVIELDTPGGLLGATRDIVEEIMESDVPVVVYVTPSGAEATSAGVFIAAAAHVSAMAPGTSIGTATGSIEGNTEFGAGEPVTEEARVAYALLRAISEARGRPLAPLEQTVFRWESFTAMEALDHGIIDLVADDLPGLLIAMDGRTVTVSRAPVTLSTAGLAVRALEQKPLEKFIKFISSPNVAFLLIAFGVVGLLIELITPGVGVPGVVGALCLALAFIALGNLPVNFAGVALLLVSAGLFLIEVKTPGLGVFAAGGGIAFILGAFFLFGGLSTPPIETPSFRVNPLLIVSVTAVMVGALVWLAREIMAAKKLAESTSESVLSSFVGQTAYAITAIAPTGSVTLAGEAWSARDISSRGVGQGQPMKVVRVDGLTLEVEPEAGQGTGEEPGRESVKGDPAARTETEFDATAQRPSPTTIGKAPRREALPDGLTAREVEVLRKVSQGLTNSQVAAELHISINTVTRHLTNIYTKTGTSNRAEAATYAARHELV
- a CDS encoding tetratricopeptide repeat protein is translated as MTIVAAAWVKSCGCAFTMRNFRLRMSAIGACRLPFSGHGDSMPGSSQGQAAGELPSQRHPKSALSVYQACAIVPVPVAVIRFPSLSTPGKGTKRRPHPSYIYHPLPRTPERSRLEMPMDRESILAEFSRITSVEDNDIDVAAAAFLIAAVEYPQIDIPYQMDFLNAIAKGAAAKFTPEREPLYCVNMLSEYLFDELKFLGNKDDYYDPRNSFLNEVLSRRLGIPISLSLVYIEVGRRLGFPLVGVGLPGHFVVKHMAVDILYIDPFHGGILRSKEECVEQIRGLANTAIQIDPRHFTPVSNREFIARMLRNLKATYLEKEDHKRALKVMDFLLALHPKAPRELRDRGLVYYQLGSYSEALADLTGYVTSGAIGEDGQAVQEIMGKIRRHLGT